A window of Heteronotia binoei isolate CCM8104 ecotype False Entrance Well chromosome 17, APGP_CSIRO_Hbin_v1, whole genome shotgun sequence genomic DNA:
CGCTCCGCTTTGTTTACCACCGACAGCCGCCGGAGACGTCAGAAAGGAGGCGGCttcggaggaagaggaggagccgcgtcctcccttctccctccataGGTTTCTGTTCCCTCCCCCGCCGTTGCGCTCGTCGGGGCGCATCTCTTGCGCGCTACCCCGGGGgggaagacaggaaggggggaTCCGCCCGCGCCAAGGACCGGCCACCCGCGCACTCCGGGCCAAGGTAGCGTTGCCaaacctcccggtggggcctggaaaatCTCCAGGTTCCCCCGCTGGAGGGAAAAAACGGATGGATTggagcaggggtcgctttgtagaaaaagaggtggtggagctcatccagggattgttatgcagctgcgcctactattcagtggacaaggtgggggggaggaggagggggaaccctcagaaagattcaggagctgtgcttccgtgagctcttgctgaattcaaggcctggattgGAGGGTGGGAGCTCCCCTGTCCGAACCTTGCCTTCCCCacgtctccaggaatttctcggCTTGGAGTTGGGAACCCTAGACAGAGGGTGCCTGGAAGAGGAAGGCCGGGCGACGGAGGGGCTGGCGGGGGGCCAAGAGCTCCGTGGGGCGGGGAAAGGGGCTTACAGAGCCTGGGTACTTTTGGAGAAGGGGTTGGGCCCTGCTGGGTTCTCAGGTGGAGGCAGAACAAAAGGAAAGTGTTTTATTTCACATGCAAGCGCAGCAGGAGGAAATAGTAGCCCGGGTTTGGGGTTCTTTTTGGAGACAGCTGGGAAGCTGTGTTGTTGGGTGGTTTTGCTTCCTCCAGAAAGGGCGGGTTTTAAGATTTAAGGGGGAGGggcggtgactcagtggtagagcatctgctcagtaagcacaaggtcccaagttcaatccccggcatctccaactaaaaagggtccaggcgagtagtcgtgaaaaacctcaccttgagaccctagagagccgctgccagtctgagtagacaatactgattttgatggacccagggtctgattcagtagagggcagcttcatacgttcatatgtatCCCCCCTTCCCtatagcccagggctttttttgtagcaggagctgctttgactattaggccacacccctctgatgtagccaatcctcctggagcttacaataggccccgtACGAAGctccctttaagctcttggaggactggccacacgggggggggggtggcctaatatgcaaaggagctcctgctacaaaaaaaaagccctccttttCATCTGGTCAGACCAAATGCCAGTCAGCTGACAGAGTTTAAAACTACAGCAGATTTGTTGCCGTTTACCTACCCAGCCGTCTCAGTGCCCAATAAATATGTAGGTGCTCTAAAAAGAAATGACATGGGTTTCTGGGAAGAGTTGATTGCTGAAGCtcttttagggatgccagcctccaggtgagacctggggatcccctggaatgacagatgctttggagggcggactctgtgaGATTGTGCCCCActgttgtccttgctttccctaggctccatccccaaatctccaggcctgagtttcccatcctggatttgggaaccctaccctCCATCTCCCGTTGGTGGCCAggaaggatctggcaaccctaggctctttGGGGGGAGTGCTGCAGAATCGTGTTGAGCCCTTAGGGAAGAGCtgtatttgcatttatttatatcctcCTTTCCTCTCCAGTTGGGACTACAACAGCTTAGAAGGTCATTCACCGtcccctccctccagtttcccagcAGTAACGACGCTGTGAGGGAGGCCAAGGTAAGagtttgtgactgacccaaggtcaccctgcaagcttccatggtggaagtggggatttgaacttgcatCACGCAGTGTCCTAGTTTGGGACTGTAGCTATGACACCACATTGGTTTCCCAGGGCCTGCCCTGGGGCCCACGGTGCCCTAGGGAAGCCTGCTGCCCGCCACCCCCTCTGCGGCGCCACGCCTCGCTGCCCACCCCCTTCCGCCCCCTGGGGGGCTTGCAGCGATGTAAGGTGGGGAGGGCACCCAGGCAGATGGCTGCCTTTGCCTCTCTGAGTGAAGCCAGCCAGGGTGCAATGGCCAGGTGGCTTCACTTCGCCTTCCGGAATTGGAAGGGAGGtgaagcaaagccagctggccggcaCGCAAGCCAGGgcgtttgcctagggcaccgggtgGGGTGGAAGCACCCAATTCAGCAGCTCCACTTCCccagcctggcaccctaggcaaatgcctaatttgcccaATGGAAGGGCCGGCCTATCGCGGCTGCAGATATTTACCACATTCTGCTTTTTAGCAGAGCAAGGGGCAGGAATTGCAACAGGTCCAGTATGCACACTATAACTTCCTCTCTCGAGTGCTGCAAAAAAAGAATCTCAATTATGTAGGAAGTTGAGCTGGAAAGCAGGCAAcaaaagagggaagagaaggcTTGATAAACAACTGGACCTCAGCTGGCATATGGAGAACTCAcacacatgctctctctctcacacactcacacacaatcactcatacacacacacacattatttatcatctttctttctatcacacacacactattatctactttccctctctctcacacatacactattatgtacacacacacactctattATCTATgtatcatctttctctctctcttttgctctttcacacacacacacagctttctctctcacacacacactattatCTATCATATTTctttccctctcacacacacacactctattATCTATCATCTTGCTCTttctcttgttctctctctcacacacgcacactatctttctctcacactctatcacacacacactattatctatatctttctctctcactcacatacacacactctgtctttctctgtcacacatacactctctctcacactctatcTATCGTCTGTCTATCACCTTTCCGTGGTGCTGCATAATATCCTCTTTCTTTATTCCCCTTGCAGTTTTCACCATGGCCAGTTCTTCCTGGTTGGATGAATCACAGCTGAGAAACCTCAAGGCCCAGTATGAGGCCCAGAATGCCCCAGGCGCTGCCTCCCAGATCCAGGCACTGGTGGACTGCGTTAACACCCTCAAGATAAAGGTGGGCGTCTTGGGGGGGCGCGGGGCAGGGGTGAGCACCCTGATTCAGGCTCTGCTGGATAAACCTCGCCAGGTGAAGGACCCCTGGGCCTACTTCCGGGAGACTCCGGAGCCCACCAAACAGCTAACGGCGCACATTCATCCCACCTACCCCAACCTCGTCCTGTGCGACCTCCCCGGCTTCGAAGCATCCGAGAAACCGGCCGCATATCTCAAGCGCTTGGGCGACCTGAACCAGTACGGCTGCTTCGTGGTGGTGGTGAGTGGAAGCCTGGGAGACACCCATCTGCAGGTCATGAAGGCCTTCAAGCAGAAGGGAAAGACCTTCTTCCTGGCGCGCACCAAAGTGGATCTGGATCTACATACTGCCGAAAGGCGGCTCCGCTTCAGATACAACCCCGACGAGCAGCTGAGGCTGATCCAGAAGGAGCTGAAGGAGACGTTGGCCAAGAACTGGCTGGACACCAAGAGGATCTTCCTGGTGTCAGGGCTGGAGTTGGAGAAATACGAGTTCAGGCACTTCGAGGACAGCTTGGAAGGAGAGGTGCTCAACTTGAAgaggtgaaggagggagggaaggaaggagggagggaaggaggaaggagggagagaaagaaagaagaagggagggaagagggagggaggaaggaggaaagaaggggggaacCTTGGTGCTATGAAGGCTTCTGGGATTTTGATAAGTTTTTCACCAAAATACCCAAAGTAACTTGAACATAAAGATCAGGGTGGCCAAAtaatggctcaggagccacatgtgactctttcacacatcttgtttggctcttgaaacccccactgtcCCGtcagcctgcttggagaaggcatttgtctctttgaatcacttcgccaagccagctagctgcttagagaatgtatttaaagttaaagttgctttcttttcacctctctcttccttctccactattttccctccctccttcaaacatgtgacattcatgtcttgcagctctcaaacatctgacatttatccttccttccttcctgttctcaaacatctgacattcacgtctttcagctctcaaacacctgacatttattctatgtggctcttatgttaagcaagtttggccacccctaatataCGTGAAGCTGTCTTGAACTGAATtagccccttggtccatcaagtttaGTATTGCttaatcagactggcagtggctttctaggatctcaggctgatgtctttcccatcacctcctgcctggtccttttaagcagagatgctggggactgaacctgggaccttctgcatgccaagcagatgctctgccagtgagccacagcccttccctaacaaataagaatataagagaagccatgttggatcaggccagtggcccttccaatccaatgctctgtgtcacacagtggccaaaatatatatgtgtgtgtgtgtatatgtgtgtgtgtatgtatatatatttatatatatatatatatacacacacacacacacacacactgtggctaatagccactgatgaacctctgctccatatttatgaATGcacaaagttgccttatactaaatcagaccactgatccatcatAGTCTGCTCAGACTGCCAGtaactttccagggtctcaggcagaaacctttcacatcacctgtgacctgagcctttgaactggagatgccagggattgaacctgggaccaactGCATGCCAATCAGAGGCTCTTCTACAGAGtcacacagcccctccccccaaatttcaTTGAGAATTAAGATCTTCATAGAGGTCCTTTCTCAGGTTCTCTTTTGTTAGAGGTGAGGCGGGTGGTTGAATAAGGTAGGGacttctcagtggtggcacccTGACTTGCCCAGCGCCAGATCTTATTGGTTTCTGGCCCTAGGCTAAGACTTGAAGAGATAGTAAGCTCTttgttgcttccttctccatcttctcTCCCTAGAAGCCACGATGGGGACCTGGAAGACTTGAAAGTTGTGAGCCCGAAGAAGATGGAAGAGCTGTATAACATCTGCCAGAGCGGCAGCTTGGCGGAAGTCCCAGCCGTGATCTGCAACGCCCTGGGAAAGCCTTCGCAGATCCGTCTGGATGTCGCTGTGATAGGGGAAGCAGGCTGCGGGAAGTCCTCGCTGGTCAACGCCCTGAGAGGCGTGGCCGCTGGAGAGTCAGGTGCAGCCCCCACCGGGGTGACCGGAACCACAAAGAAAGCCACCGTCTACCCACTTCCGTCGGTCCCCTACCTGTACCTCTGGGACCTGCCGGGAGTTGGGGTGACTGAGGAGGATGTGAGCCACCTGGACCTCAGCCGCTACGACTTCTTCCTCCTGGTGGCCTCCGAGCGCTACAAGCATGCCCACAGTTGCTTGGCCAGAGCCATCGCCACAGCCGGGAAGGAGGCTTTCTTCGTAAGGAGCAAGATAGACGTGGACACGGAGACCCGGCCCGGGAGCCCACCTGTCCCTAAAGAAGAGCTGCAGGAACAGGTCCGGAAGAGCTGCAAGGAGGCCCTGAAGAAGGACGGCATCGTCTCCCCACAGGTCTTCCTGGTCTCCAGCCTCACGCCCGAAGGCTACGATCTGCCCCTCCTCCAGGAAGCCCTGCGCCGTGACGCTCCAGACCTAAAGAGGAAGGCTCTGAGCAGGGCCATCCCGACCGTCCTGTCCCGACTGGTCAGGCGGAAGTCCAAGGTCCTGATGAAGGACGTGTGGGTCAAGGCCCTGCAGATCTGCCTCTGCTGCTTGGAGAAGCCCAACCTGGACGTGGCCGAGAACCTCGTGACCAACATCGCCAGCTTCTGCATCGACCTCGGCCTGAATGAGGAGTCCCTGGAGGTCACCGCGAAGGTCGCCGGCAAGACGCTCCGGCGGCTCCAGGAGCAGGTCCGGAGCCCCTTCGCCAAGCCGCTGGACTCCACCTACGTGCTGGGCCTCATCACCAAGCCGGTCTCGCTGTCCAGCTGGGCGTGGAGCTACGTGCCGTACCTGGGCCGGGGGACTAACCTGGAACCCGAGATCTCCTTTGAGTCCACTTACGGGATGCTGAAGCAAGTCGTGGTGGAGTTGTCGGAGGACGCAGAGCGGGTGCTTTACACGGCGCTTGTGGAAGAA
This region includes:
- the LOC132585709 gene encoding interferon-inducible GTPase 5-like gives rise to the protein MASSSWLDESQLRNLKAQYEAQNAPGAASQIQALVDCVNTLKIKVGVLGGRGAGVSTLIQALLDKPRQVKDPWAYFRETPEPTKQLTAHIHPTYPNLVLCDLPGFEASEKPAAYLKRLGDLNQYGCFVVVVSGSLGDTHLQVMKAFKQKGKTFFLARTKVDLDLHTAERRLRFRYNPDEQLRLIQKELKETLAKNWLDTKRIFLVSGLELEKYEFRHFEDSLEGEVLNLKRSHDGDLEDLKVVSPKKMEELYNICQSGSLAEVPAVICNALGKPSQIRLDVAVIGEAGCGKSSLVNALRGVAAGESGAAPTGVTGTTKKATVYPLPSVPYLYLWDLPGVGVTEEDVSHLDLSRYDFFLLVASERYKHAHSCLARAIATAGKEAFFVRSKIDVDTETRPGSPPVPKEELQEQVRKSCKEALKKDGIVSPQVFLVSSLTPEGYDLPLLQEALRRDAPDLKRKALSRAIPTVLSRLVRRKSKVLMKDVWVKALQICLCCLEKPNLDVAENLVTNIASFCIDLGLNEESLEVTAKVAGKTLRRLQEQVRSPFAKPLDSTYVLGLITKPVSLSSWAWSYVPYLGRGTNLEPEISFESTYGMLKQVVVELSEDAERVLYTALVEE